In Chlamydia sp., the following are encoded in one genomic region:
- a CDS encoding N-acetylmuramoyl-L-alanine amidase yields MRVIRSSNIRRLFLMIERLCVKFWPRFVSLKLILVLVVFNTSEKCLAESTSTSKVSRNELVVIDPGHGGKDEGTADKELRYKEKTLALSIALSVQGYLRRMGYKTIMTRSTDIYVDLNRRAAIANQNKADVFVSVHCNHSSNTSALGTEIYFYNDKNALRTKKSENLGKCILAFMQKNGALRERKVKEGNFAVIRETTMPAVLVETGFLSNPKERAALLDPRYRAYLAKGIAEGIHAFIINRQVEKAGSPVRELKKIHK; encoded by the coding sequence ATGAGAGTTATCAGATCTTCAAACATCAGACGATTGTTTTTGATGATCGAGAGGTTGTGCGTGAAGTTTTGGCCTCGCTTTGTTAGTTTGAAACTTATTCTTGTTTTGGTTGTTTTTAACACTTCAGAGAAATGTTTGGCAGAGTCCACGAGCACCTCTAAGGTAAGTAGGAATGAGCTTGTCGTCATAGATCCTGGTCATGGGGGTAAGGATGAAGGAACTGCAGATAAAGAGTTACGATATAAAGAGAAGACTTTGGCTTTATCTATAGCTTTGAGTGTGCAGGGGTATTTGCGTCGCATGGGTTATAAAACCATAATGACGAGATCTACGGATATCTATGTGGATTTGAATAGACGAGCTGCAATTGCGAATCAGAATAAAGCAGATGTTTTTGTCAGTGTTCACTGCAATCATTCTTCTAATACGTCTGCTTTAGGAACAGAGATATATTTTTACAACGATAAGAACGCATTAAGAACAAAAAAATCAGAGAATTTGGGTAAATGCATCTTAGCTTTTATGCAAAAAAATGGAGCTTTGCGGGAACGCAAGGTTAAAGAAGGAAATTTTGCAGTTATTCGTGAAACCACAATGCCTGCTGTGCTTGTAGAAACAGGGTTTCTTTCTAATCCAAAGGAGCGAGCTGCTCTTTTGGATCCTCGTTATCGAGCATATTTGGCTAAGGGGATCGCAGAAGGGATACATGCTTTTATTATTAATCGACAAGTTGAAAAAGCAGGATCACCGGTTCGTGAATTGAAAAAAATACATAAATAG
- a CDS encoding HU family DNA-binding protein: MATMTKKKLISTISQDHKIHPNHVRTVIQNFLDKMTDALVQGDRLEFRDFGVLQVVERKPKVGRNPKNAAVPIHIPARRAVKFTPGKRMKRLIETPTKSS; the protein is encoded by the coding sequence ATGGCAACGATGACTAAGAAGAAACTAATTAGTACGATATCTCAAGATCATAAAATACATCCTAATCACGTGAGAACTGTCATCCAAAATTTTTTGGATAAGATGACAGACGCTTTAGTTCAGGGAGATAGACTAGAGTTCAGAGACTTTGGTGTTTTGCAAGTTGTAGAAAGAAAACCTAAGGTTGGTCGTAACCCTAAGAATGCAGCAGTGCCTATCCATATTCCGGCTAGAAGAGCTGTTAAGTTCACTCCAGGCAAAAGAATGAAACGTTTGATTGAAACACCAACTAAATCTTCTTAG
- a CDS encoding acetyl-CoA carboxylase carboxyltransferase subunit alpha, which translates to MELLPHEKQVVEYEKTIAEFKEKNKKNSLLSSSEIQKLEKRLDRLKEKIYSDLTPWERVQICRHPSRPRTVDYIEGMCEEFIELCGDRTFRDDPAVVGGFAKIQGQHFMLIGQEKGCDTKSRMHRNFGMLCPEGFRKALRLAKLSAKFCLPIIFLVDTPGAFPGLTAEERGQGWAIATNLFELSRLATPIIVVVIGEGCSGGALGMAIGDAVAMLEHSYYSVISPEGCASILWKDPKKNSDAAAMLKMHGEDLKGFAIVDAVIKEPIGGAHHNPAATYRSVQEYILQEWLKLKDLPVEELLEKRYQKFRTIGLYETSSESGSEA; encoded by the coding sequence GTGGAACTACTTCCTCATGAAAAACAGGTTGTCGAATACGAAAAAACAATCGCGGAGTTTAAAGAAAAAAATAAAAAGAACAGCCTGCTTTCTTCTTCAGAGATTCAAAAATTGGAAAAGCGCTTAGATAGATTAAAAGAAAAAATTTACTCCGATCTTACCCCTTGGGAAAGAGTTCAGATTTGTCGGCATCCCTCAAGACCTCGAACGGTTGACTATATTGAAGGAATGTGTGAGGAGTTTATTGAGCTTTGTGGAGATCGAACATTTCGGGACGATCCTGCAGTAGTTGGAGGATTTGCAAAGATCCAAGGACAACATTTCATGCTCATAGGTCAGGAAAAGGGATGTGACACAAAATCGCGTATGCACCGCAATTTTGGTATGCTTTGCCCTGAAGGATTCCGAAAGGCGCTCCGTTTAGCTAAACTGTCGGCGAAGTTTTGTTTACCGATTATTTTTCTTGTCGACACTCCGGGAGCTTTCCCAGGATTAACTGCCGAAGAACGTGGTCAGGGTTGGGCTATAGCAACAAATTTATTTGAGTTATCTAGGCTGGCTACGCCCATCATCGTGGTTGTTATTGGAGAAGGGTGCTCGGGAGGAGCTCTAGGAATGGCTATTGGAGATGCTGTTGCCATGTTGGAGCACTCTTATTACTCCGTTATTTCTCCCGAAGGATGTGCTTCTATCTTATGGAAAGATCCCAAAAAAAATAGCGATGCTGCAGCCATGTTAAAAATGCATGGAGAGGATCTGAAAGGATTTGCTATCGTGGATGCAGTGATTAAAGAGCCTATAGGTGGGGCACATCACAATCCTGCAGCCACATATCGTAGTGTTCAAGAATATATCCTTCAAGAATGGCTTAAACTGAAAGATCTGCCAGTAGAAGAGTTACTAGAAAAACGATATCAGAAATTCCGAACGATAGGTCTATATGAAACTTCTTCTGAAAGCGGTTCTGAGGCATAA
- a CDS encoding ABC transporter ATP-binding protein translates to MKLLLKAVLRHKKHLVLLVFSLLSIVGLTVTSQAEIFSLGLITKTGPDAFLLFGKQEDSTLVKRKELSKQQLLDQWDLIVGDSDTLSLTQANTYIAKNSGTGTQSITKRLSAYLSKSFDLSRLQYLSIFLVVVAILKSTALFFQRFLAQLISIRVSCSLRKDYFLALQTLPMTFFHAHDMGNLSSRVIADSSMIALAINALMVNYIQAPLTMIFALIVCLSISWKFCACVCLAFPIFILPIVVVAKKIKSLARRIQKNQDHFAAVLLDFLLGILTVKVFRTENFAFKKYCQKNDEIARLEERSAAYGLIPRPLLHTIAALFFAFVVMIGLYKFHIPPEELIVFCGLLYLIYDPIKKFADENVNIMRGCAAAERFYEVLDLAKQQVSESEQLNEFQGLQHSLEFCNVSFGYSEDRFVLSDFNLALKKGEAIGIVGPTGSGKSTIAKLLPRLYEVSCGELLVDSLPIKSYSKNSLRKHIGCVLQHPFLFYDTVWNNLTCGRNFSEKEVIEALKQAHAYEFVSKMPQGVYSLLEESGKNLSGGQQQRLTIARALLHNASILVLDEATSALDAISENYVKEMVGKLKGRCTQIIIAHKLSTLEYVDRIVYLEQGKKIAEGTKEELLVACPAFQRMWVLSGAKDWELSSAVK, encoded by the coding sequence ATGAAACTTCTTCTGAAAGCGGTTCTGAGGCATAAGAAGCATTTAGTTCTACTCGTTTTTTCTCTTCTGTCTATAGTGGGATTGACGGTAACATCCCAGGCAGAGATTTTTTCTTTAGGACTTATTACTAAAACTGGTCCTGATGCTTTTCTCCTGTTTGGAAAGCAGGAAGACAGTACATTAGTTAAGAGAAAAGAGCTTTCTAAACAGCAACTTCTTGACCAATGGGATCTTATTGTTGGTGATAGCGATACTCTCTCCTTGACGCAGGCAAATACTTATATCGCTAAAAATTCAGGTACAGGGACTCAATCCATAACAAAAAGATTATCCGCCTATCTGTCCAAAAGTTTTGATCTTTCTCGATTGCAATATCTCTCTATTTTTCTTGTTGTTGTTGCGATTTTGAAATCAACAGCCCTCTTTTTTCAAAGATTTTTGGCACAGCTAATTTCTATTCGTGTAAGTTGTTCCTTACGTAAGGATTATTTTCTAGCCCTGCAAACTCTTCCAATGACTTTCTTTCATGCCCATGATATGGGTAATTTAAGCAGTCGGGTTATTGCGGATTCTTCGATGATTGCATTAGCGATCAACGCTCTCATGGTGAATTATATACAAGCTCCGCTCACTATGATTTTCGCTTTAATTGTCTGTTTATCTATTTCTTGGAAATTTTGCGCTTGCGTTTGCTTGGCTTTTCCTATCTTCATTTTGCCAATTGTTGTAGTTGCAAAGAAAATTAAGTCTTTAGCTAGACGGATTCAGAAAAATCAGGATCATTTTGCGGCTGTATTACTCGATTTTTTGCTTGGAATTCTAACTGTGAAAGTATTCCGAACCGAAAATTTTGCTTTCAAAAAATATTGTCAAAAGAATGATGAAATCGCACGTTTAGAAGAACGTAGTGCAGCATACGGACTAATTCCTAGACCACTTCTTCATACTATTGCGGCTCTTTTCTTTGCTTTTGTAGTCATGATAGGACTGTATAAATTTCATATCCCGCCCGAAGAACTTATTGTTTTTTGTGGACTATTATACCTTATCTATGATCCTATCAAAAAATTCGCTGATGAGAACGTAAATATTATGCGAGGCTGTGCAGCGGCAGAGCGGTTTTATGAGGTGCTTGATCTTGCAAAACAGCAAGTTAGCGAGTCTGAGCAGCTAAATGAATTTCAAGGGTTGCAGCATAGTCTTGAGTTTTGCAACGTATCATTTGGATACTCAGAAGATAGGTTCGTACTTTCAGATTTCAACTTGGCACTAAAAAAGGGGGAGGCTATAGGGATTGTAGGCCCGACAGGATCAGGAAAATCTACCATAGCTAAATTATTACCAAGGCTTTACGAGGTTTCGTGTGGTGAATTGTTAGTAGACTCTCTCCCAATAAAAAGCTATAGCAAAAACTCTTTGAGAAAACATATTGGATGCGTGTTGCAACATCCTTTCTTGTTTTATGACACAGTTTGGAATAATCTGACTTGTGGAAGAAATTTTTCAGAAAAGGAAGTTATTGAAGCCTTAAAACAAGCACATGCTTACGAATTTGTTTCTAAAATGCCTCAAGGAGTCTATAGCTTATTAGAGGAATCTGGAAAGAATTTATCTGGGGGACAGCAGCAGCGCTTAACTATAGCGAGAGCATTACTTCATAATGCATCCATTTTAGTACTTGATGAGGCAACATCAGCATTGGACGCTATTAGTGAAAATTATGTCAAAGAAATGGTTGGGAAGTTGAAAGGCCGTTGTACGCAAATAATTATTGCGCACAAACTTTCTACATTAGAATACGTAGATCGCATTGTTTATCTGGAGCAAGGTAAGAAAATTGCAGAAGGGACGAAAGAGGAGCTACTGGTTGCTTGTCCGGCTTTTCAAAGAATGTGGGTCTTATCAGGAGCGAAGGATTGGGAACTTAGTTCCGCTGTAAAGTGA